A portion of the Streptococcus sp. Marseille-Q6470 genome contains these proteins:
- the malQ gene encoding 4-alpha-glucanotransferase, translated as MKKRQSGVLMHISSLPGAYGIGSFGQSAYDFVDFLVRTKQRYWQILPLGTTSYGDSPYQSFSAFAGNTHFIDLDILVEQGLLEAGDLEGVDFGSNPTEVDYAKIYYARRPLLEKAVKRFLEVGDVKDFERFAQDNQSWLELFAEYMAIKEHFDNLAWTEWPDADIRARKASALESYREKLADKLVYHRVTQYLFFQQWLKLKSYANENHIEIVGDMPIYVAEDSSDMWANPHLFKTDENGKATCIAGCPPDEFSATGQLWGNPIYDWEAMDRDGYKWWIERLRESFKIYDIVRIDHFRGFESYWEIPAGSETAAPGKWVKGPDYKLFAAVKEELGDLNIIAEDLGFMTDEVIELRERTGFPGMKVLQFAFNPEDESIDSPHLAPANSVMYTGTHDNNTVLGWYRDEIDDPTREYMARYTNRKEYETVVHAMLRTAFASVSFMTIATMQDLLELDGSARMNFPSTLGGNWSWRMTEEQLTPAVEETLLDLTTIYRRINENLVELKK; from the coding sequence ATGAAGAAACGTCAAAGTGGTGTGTTGATGCACATCTCATCACTTCCAGGAGCTTACGGAATCGGATCATTTGGTCAAAGCGCCTATGATTTCGTTGACTTCTTGGTTCGTACAAAGCAACGTTACTGGCAAATCCTTCCTTTAGGAACAACCAGCTACGGAGATTCTCCTTATCAATCTTTCTCAGCCTTTGCTGGAAACACTCATTTTATCGATCTTGATATTTTGGTAGAGCAAGGCTTATTAGAAGCAGGTGATCTTGAGGGAGTAGACTTCGGTAGCAACCCAACTGAAGTTGACTACGCTAAAATTTACTATGCACGTCGTCCCCTTCTAGAAAAAGCAGTCAAACGTTTCCTTGAAGTTGGAGATGTGAAAGACTTCGAAAGATTTGCTCAAGACAACCAATCATGGCTTGAACTTTTTGCAGAGTATATGGCTATTAAAGAGCATTTTGATAACTTGGCTTGGACAGAGTGGCCAGATGCAGATATTCGTGCGCGTAAAGCTTCTGCTCTTGAAAGCTACCGTGAGAAATTAGCTGACAAACTTGTTTACCACCGTGTAACCCAATATCTCTTCTTCCAACAATGGTTGAAATTGAAATCATACGCTAACGAAAACCACATTGAGATTGTGGGTGATATGCCAATCTATGTTGCTGAAGATTCAAGCGATATGTGGGCAAATCCACACCTCTTTAAAACAGATGAAAACGGGAAAGCAACTTGCATCGCAGGATGCCCACCAGATGAGTTTTCTGCTACTGGTCAGCTTTGGGGGAACCCAATCTATGACTGGGAAGCAATGGATCGCGATGGTTACAAATGGTGGATTGAACGCTTGCGTGAAAGCTTTAAAATCTACGATATCGTGCGTATCGACCACTTCCGTGGATTTGAGTCTTATTGGGAAATCCCAGCTGGTTCTGAAACCGCAGCACCTGGTAAATGGGTGAAAGGACCTGACTACAAACTCTTTGCAGCTGTTAAAGAAGAACTTGGTGACTTGAACATCATCGCTGAAGACCTTGGTTTCATGACTGATGAAGTCATCGAGCTTCGTGAGCGTACTGGATTCCCAGGAATGAAGGTCCTTCAATTTGCCTTCAATCCAGAAGACGAAAGTATCGACAGCCCACACTTGGCACCAGCTAACTCTGTTATGTACACAGGAACACATGATAACAACACTGTTCTTGGTTGGTACCGTGATGAGATTGATGATCCAACTCGTGAGTATATGGCACGCTACACAAACCGTAAAGAGTACGAAACAGTGGTGCATGCTATGCTTCGTACAGCCTTCGCATCAGTAAGTTTCATGACGATTGCAACTATGCAAGATTTGCTAGAGTTGGATGGTTCAGCTCGTATGAACTTCCCATCTACTCTTGGTGGAAACTGGTCATGGCGTATGACAGAGGAACAATTGACTCCTGCTGTCGAAGAAACTTTGCTTGACTTGACTACAATTTATCGCCGTATCAATGAAAATTTGGTAGAATTAAAGAAATAA
- the glgP gene encoding glycogen/starch/alpha-glucan family phosphorylase — protein MLPLKEFVQNRYNKSIAECSNEELYLALLNYSKLASSQKPVNTGKKKVYYISAEFLIGKLLSNNLINLGLYDEVKKELADAGKELIEIEEVELEPSLGNGGLGRLAACFIDSIATLGLNGDGVGLNYHFGLFQQVLKNNQQETIPNAWLTDQNWLVRSSRSYQVPFAHFTLTSTLYDIDVPGYKTATKNRLRLFDLDSVDSSIIQDGINFDKTDIAHNLTLFLYPDDSDKQGELLRIFQQYFMVSNGAQLIIDEAIEKGSNLHDLADYAVVQINDTHPSMVIPELIRLLTERGIELDEAISIVRSMTAYTNHTILAEALEKWPLEFLEEVVPHLVPIIKELDRRVKAEYKDPAVQIIDENGRVHMAHMDIHYGYSVNGVAALHTEILKNSELKAFYDLYPEKFNNKTNGITFRRWLMHANPSLSHYLDEILGREWHHEASKLEDLLSYEDKAAVKAKLEDIKAHNKRKLARHLKEHQGVEINTNSIFDIQIKRLHEYKRQQMNALYVIHKYLDIKAGNIPARPITVFFGGKAAPAYTIAQDIIHLILCLSEVIANDPEVAPHLQVVMVENYNVTAASFLIPACDISEQISLASKEASGTGNMKFMLNGALTLGTMDGANVEIAELVGDENIYIFGEDSETVIDLYAKAAYKSSEFYARKAIKPLVDFIVSDAVLAVGKIERLERLYNELINKDWFMTLLDLEDYIKVKEQMLADYEDRDAWLDKVIVNISKAGFFSSDRTIAQYNEDIWHLN, from the coding sequence ATGTTACCATTAAAAGAATTTGTACAAAATCGTTACAATAAATCTATCGCAGAATGTAGCAATGAGGAGCTTTACCTTGCTCTTCTTAACTACAGCAAACTTGCAAGCAGCCAAAAACCAGTGAACACTGGTAAGAAAAAAGTTTACTACATCTCAGCTGAGTTCTTGATTGGTAAACTCTTGTCAAACAACTTGATTAACCTTGGTCTTTATGACGAAGTTAAAAAAGAACTTGCTGACGCAGGTAAAGAGTTGATTGAAATCGAAGAAGTAGAATTGGAACCATCACTTGGTAACGGTGGTTTGGGACGCTTGGCAGCCTGCTTTATCGACTCCATCGCTACACTTGGTTTGAATGGTGACGGTGTTGGTTTGAACTACCACTTTGGTCTTTTCCAACAAGTGCTTAAAAACAACCAACAAGAAACTATTCCTAACGCTTGGTTGACTGACCAAAACTGGTTGGTTCGCTCAAGCCGTAGCTACCAAGTGCCATTTGCACACTTTACATTGACATCTACTCTTTACGATATCGATGTGCCTGGTTACAAAACTGCTACTAAAAACCGTTTGCGTTTGTTTGACTTGGATTCAGTTGATTCTTCAATCATCCAAGATGGTATCAACTTTGACAAGACAGATATCGCTCACAACTTGACTCTTTTCCTTTACCCAGACGATAGCGATAAACAAGGTGAGTTGCTCCGTATCTTCCAACAATACTTCATGGTTTCAAACGGTGCGCAATTGATCATCGATGAAGCAATCGAAAAAGGAAGCAACTTGCACGACCTTGCTGACTACGCAGTTGTACAAATCAACGATACTCACCCATCAATGGTTATCCCTGAATTGATCCGTCTTTTGACTGAACGTGGTATCGAACTTGATGAAGCAATCTCTATCGTTCGTAGCATGACTGCTTACACAAACCACACAATCCTTGCTGAAGCCCTTGAAAAATGGCCTCTTGAATTCTTGGAAGAAGTGGTTCCTCACTTGGTACCAATCATCAAAGAATTGGATCGCCGTGTTAAAGCAGAATATAAAGACCCAGCTGTTCAAATCATCGATGAGAACGGACGTGTTCACATGGCTCACATGGATATCCACTACGGATACAGCGTAAACGGGGTTGCAGCTCTTCACACTGAAATCTTGAAGAACTCTGAGTTGAAAGCTTTCTACGATCTTTACCCAGAAAAATTCAACAACAAAACAAACGGTATCACATTCCGTCGTTGGCTCATGCATGCTAACCCAAGCTTGTCTCACTACTTGGATGAGATTCTTGGACGCGAATGGCACCATGAAGCTTCTAAATTGGAAGACCTTCTTTCATACGAAGACAAGGCTGCTGTCAAAGCAAAACTTGAAGATATCAAAGCTCACAACAAACGTAAATTGGCTCGTCACTTGAAAGAACACCAAGGTGTGGAAATCAATACAAACTCTATCTTTGATATCCAAATCAAACGTCTTCACGAGTACAAACGTCAACAAATGAACGCTTTGTATGTGATCCACAAATATCTTGACATCAAGGCTGGTAACATCCCTGCTCGTCCAATCACAGTATTCTTTGGTGGTAAAGCAGCTCCTGCCTACACAATCGCTCAAGACATCATCCACTTGATTCTTTGCTTGTCAGAAGTAATTGCCAACGATCCAGAAGTAGCACCACACTTGCAAGTGGTTATGGTTGAAAACTACAACGTTACTGCAGCAAGCTTCTTGATCCCAGCATGTGACATCTCAGAACAAATCTCACTTGCGTCTAAAGAAGCTTCAGGTACTGGTAACATGAAATTCATGTTGAACGGAGCTTTGACTCTTGGTACTATGGACGGTGCTAACGTGGAAATCGCTGAGTTGGTTGGCGACGAAAACATCTACATCTTCGGTGAAGATTCAGAAACTGTTATCGACCTTTACGCGAAAGCAGCATACAAATCAAGCGAATTCTACGCTCGTAAAGCGATCAAACCATTGGTTGACTTTATCGTGAGCGACGCTGTTCTTGCAGTTGGTAAGATTGAACGCTTGGAACGTCTTTATAACGAATTAATCAACAAAGACTGGTTCATGACTCTTCTTGACTTGGAAGATTACATCAAAGTGAAAGAGCAAATGCTTGCTGACTACGAAGACCGTGACGCATGGTTGGATAAAGTTATCGTTAACATTTCTAAAGCAGGATTCTTCTCATCTGACCGTACAATCGCTCAGTATAACGAAGATATCTGGCACTTGAACTAA
- a CDS encoding methyltransferase domain-containing protein, with protein sequence MNTNLKPKLQRFASASAFACPICQENLTLVESSLKCSNRHSFDLAKFGYVNLAPQIKQSANYDKENFQNRQQILEAGFYQAILEGISDILATKSSAKTVLDIGCGEGFYSRKLQESHSDKTFYAFDISKDSVQIAAKSESNWAVNWFVGDLARLPIKDASMDILLDIFSPANYGEFRRVLSKDGILIKVIPTENHLKEIRQMVQDQLTKKDYSNQDIKEHFQEHFSIQSSQIASLTKSITVEQRQALLSMTPLLFHVDQSKIDWSQLTEITIEAEILVGKAL encoded by the coding sequence ATGAATACAAACCTCAAACCCAAACTCCAGCGCTTTGCTTCTGCTAGTGCCTTTGCCTGTCCTATCTGCCAAGAAAATCTGACCTTGGTAGAGTCTAGCCTCAAGTGTAGCAACCGCCATTCTTTTGACCTAGCAAAATTCGGCTATGTCAATCTAGCACCACAAATCAAGCAATCGGCCAACTACGACAAGGAAAACTTTCAAAATCGCCAGCAAATCCTAGAAGCTGGCTTTTATCAAGCTATCTTAGAAGGCATCTCAGACATACTAGCGACTAAATCATCTGCAAAAACTGTCTTGGACATCGGTTGTGGCGAAGGCTTCTACTCTCGTAAACTCCAAGAAAGTCACTCTGATAAAACCTTCTATGCCTTTGATATTTCAAAAGACTCGGTTCAAATCGCTGCCAAAAGCGAATCCAACTGGGCAGTCAACTGGTTTGTTGGTGACCTGGCTCGCCTTCCTATAAAAGACGCCAGCATGGATATCCTACTTGATATTTTCTCACCTGCCAACTACGGAGAATTCCGACGAGTCTTATCAAAGGACGGCATCTTAATCAAGGTCATTCCTACTGAAAACCACCTCAAGGAAATCCGTCAAATGGTACAGGACCAGCTGACAAAGAAGGATTATTCTAATCAAGATATTAAGGAACACTTCCAAGAACACTTCAGCATCCAATCTAGTCAGATTGCTTCCCTGACCAAGTCTATCACCGTAGAGCAACGCCAAGCCTTGCTCAGCATGACGCCCCTGCTTTTTCATGTCGACCAGAGCAAGATTGATTGGAGCCAGTTAACTGAGATTACTATCGAAGCAGAGATTCTGGTCGGAAAAGCACTGTAA
- a CDS encoding YciI family protein has product MFIINLTYIEPLEAVEKYLQEHINFLNHYYAEGLFIASGRKNPRTGGIILMQGKNKEVVQEIIMQDPFYKNKIAQYDIIEFEASKYCLELKTILTNQFYGSK; this is encoded by the coding sequence ATGTTTATTATAAACCTTACCTATATTGAGCCACTTGAGGCAGTTGAAAAATATTTACAAGAACACATAAATTTTCTGAACCATTATTATGCAGAAGGTTTGTTTATTGCATCTGGTAGAAAAAATCCAAGAACTGGAGGAATTATTCTTATGCAAGGTAAGAATAAGGAAGTTGTCCAAGAAATCATCATGCAAGACCCATTCTACAAAAATAAGATTGCCCAATATGATATTATTGAATTTGAGGCAAGTAAATATTGTCTTGAATTGAAAACTATACTAACCAATCAATTCTATGGAAGTAAATAA
- a CDS encoding helix-turn-helix domain-containing protein has protein sequence MLTNKNWNCSMSRVLDVVGGKWRMNILWVINKHKKVRFNQLRREVEGITTISLTRGLDVLIENQLVEKFDFETMPLHTEYQLTEKGKSLMPILKDLNQWGKEWL, from the coding sequence ATGTTAACAAATAAAAATTGGAACTGTAGTATGTCTCGTGTCTTAGATGTGGTTGGTGGAAAATGGAGGATGAATATATTATGGGTTATAAACAAGCATAAGAAAGTCCGCTTCAATCAATTGAGAAGAGAAGTTGAAGGGATTACAACTATCAGTCTAACACGTGGACTAGATGTTTTAATAGAGAACCAATTGGTTGAGAAATTTGATTTTGAGACTATGCCACTCCATACAGAATATCAGCTAACAGAAAAAGGTAAATCACTGATGCCGATTTTAAAGGATTTAAATCAATGGGGAAAAGAATGGCTGTAA
- the tyrS gene encoding tyrosine--tRNA ligase, protein MHIFDELKERGLIFQTTDEEALRKALEEGQVSYYTGYDPTADSLHLGHLVAILTSRRLQLAGHKPYALVGGATGLIGDPSFKDAERSLQTKDTVDGWVKSIQGQLSRFLDFENGENKAVMVNNYDWFGSISFIDFLRDIGKYFTVNYMMSKESVKKRIETGISYTEFAYQIMQGYDFFVLNQEHNVTLQIGGSDQWGNMTAGTELLRRKADKTGHVITVPLITDATGKKFGKSEGNAVWLNPEKTSPYEMYQFWMNVMDADAVRFLKIFTFLSLDEIEDIRKQFEAAPHERLAQKVLAREVVTLVHGEEAYKEALNITEQLFAGNIKNLSVKELKQGLRGVPNYQVQADENHNIVELLVSSGVVNSKRQAREDIQNGAIYINGDRIQDLDYVLSDADKLENELTVIRRGKKKYFVLTY, encoded by the coding sequence ATGCACATTTTTGATGAGCTAAAAGAGCGTGGTTTGATTTTTCAAACGACTGATGAAGAAGCTTTGCGTAAAGCCCTAGAAGAAGGTCAAGTTTCTTATTATACTGGCTACGATCCAACTGCTGACAGCCTTCACCTAGGTCACCTTGTCGCAATCTTGACAAGTCGTCGTTTGCAGTTAGCAGGTCACAAACCTTATGCGCTCGTTGGCGGTGCTACAGGTCTCATCGGAGATCCGTCCTTCAAAGATGCTGAGCGTAGTCTCCAAACAAAAGACACAGTAGATGGCTGGGTCAAGTCTATCCAAGGACAACTTTCTCGCTTTCTTGACTTTGAAAATGGTGAAAATAAAGCTGTCATGGTCAACAACTACGACTGGTTTGGCAGCATCAGCTTCATTGACTTCCTCCGTGATATCGGGAAATACTTCACTGTCAACTACATGATGAGCAAGGAGTCTGTGAAGAAACGTATTGAAACAGGGATTTCTTACACTGAGTTTGCCTACCAAATCATGCAAGGTTATGACTTCTTCGTTCTTAACCAAGAGCACAATGTAACCCTTCAAATCGGTGGTTCTGACCAGTGGGGAAATATGACTGCCGGTACAGAGTTGCTTCGTCGTAAGGCTGATAAGACAGGTCACGTCATCACTGTTCCACTCATCACAGACGCAACTGGTAAGAAATTTGGTAAATCAGAAGGAAATGCAGTTTGGCTCAACCCTGAAAAGACTTCTCCATACGAAATGTACCAATTCTGGATGAATGTCATGGACGCTGACGCTGTTCGCTTCTTGAAAATCTTTACTTTCTTGTCACTTGACGAGATTGAAGACATCCGTAAACAATTTGAAGCGGCGCCACACGAACGCTTGGCTCAAAAAGTCTTGGCTCGTGAAGTCGTTACACTTGTTCACGGAGAAGAAGCCTACAAAGAAGCTCTTAACATCACTGAGCAACTCTTTGCAGGGAATATCAAAAACCTTTCTGTCAAAGAACTCAAACAAGGACTTCGTGGTGTGCCAAACTACCAAGTACAAGCAGACGAAAACCACAACATCGTTGAACTCCTTGTATCTTCTGGTGTGGTTAACTCAAAACGTCAAGCCCGTGAAGATATTCAAAATGGAGCTATCTATATCAACGGCGACCGCATCCAAGACCTTGACTATGTCTTGAGTGATGCTGATAAGTTAGAGAACGAACTGACTGTTATCCGCCGTGGTAAGAAAAAATACTTTGTTTTGACTTATTAA
- the mutL gene encoding DNA mismatch repair endonuclease MutL, whose product MSHIIELPEVLANQIAAGEVIERPASVVKELVENAIDAGSRQIIVEIEEAGLKKIQITDNGHGIAHDEVELALRRHATSKIKNQADLFRIRTLGFRGEALPSIASVSVLTLLTAVDGASHGTKLVARGGEVEEIIPATSPVGTKVCVEDLFFNTPARLKYMKSQQAELSHIIDIVNRLGLAHPEISFSLISDGKEMTRTAGTGQLRQAIAGIYGLASAKKMVEIENSDLDFEISGFVSLPELTRANRNYISLFINGRYIKNFLLNRAILDGYGSKLMVGRFPLAVIHIQIDPYLADVNVHPTKQEVRISKERELMALVSEAIAKSLKEQTLIPDALENLAKSTIRNREKVEQTTLPLRENTLYYEKNEPTRPKQAEVADHQVNLTEEKQDLNLFAKETLDQITKPAKLHFAERKSVSYDQLDHPELDMASLDKAYDKLEREESSSFPELEFFGQMHGTYLFAQGRDGLYIIDQHAAQERVKYEEYRESIGNVDQSQQQLLVPYIFEFPADDSLRLKERMPLLEEVGVFLAEYGENQFILREHPIWMAEEEIESGIYEMCDMLLLTKEVSIKKYRAELAIMMSCKRSIKANHRIDDHSARQLLYQLSRCDNPYNCPHGRPVLVHFTKSDMEKMFRRIQENHTSLRELGKY is encoded by the coding sequence ATGTCTCATATTATTGAATTGCCAGAAGTCTTGGCCAACCAGATTGCAGCAGGAGAAGTGATCGAGCGTCCTGCCAGCGTAGTTAAAGAGTTGGTCGAAAATGCTATCGACGCTGGCTCAAGACAGATTATCGTTGAGATCGAAGAAGCTGGTCTTAAGAAAATCCAAATTACCGATAATGGGCACGGGATTGCCCACGATGAAGTCGAGTTAGCTCTCCGCCGTCATGCGACCAGTAAGATTAAGAATCAAGCGGATCTTTTTCGGATTCGGACCCTCGGTTTTCGTGGTGAAGCTCTGCCTTCTATCGCATCTGTTAGTGTACTGACTCTTTTGACAGCAGTGGATGGAGCAAGTCACGGGACCAAGTTAGTTGCTCGTGGAGGAGAAGTTGAAGAAATCATCCCTGCGACCAGTCCTGTTGGGACCAAGGTTTGTGTGGAGGATCTCTTTTTCAACACACCAGCTCGTCTCAAATATATGAAGAGCCAACAGGCAGAGTTATCTCATATCATCGATATTGTCAATCGTCTAGGCTTGGCCCATCCTGAGATTTCCTTTAGCCTGATTAGCGATGGCAAGGAAATGACACGAACAGCTGGCACGGGTCAACTGCGCCAGGCCATTGCTGGAATTTATGGTTTAGCCAGTGCCAAAAAGATGGTTGAGATTGAGAATTCTGACCTAGATTTTGAAATTTCAGGTTTTGTCTCATTGCCTGAATTGACACGTGCTAATCGTAACTATATTAGTCTTTTTATCAATGGCCGTTATATCAAAAACTTCTTGCTCAATCGTGCTATTTTAGATGGTTATGGTAGCAAGCTCATGGTGGGGCGTTTTCCGCTAGCCGTTATTCACATCCAGATCGATCCTTATCTAGCAGATGTCAATGTGCATCCAACCAAGCAAGAAGTGCGAATTTCCAAGGAAAGAGAGCTGATGGCGCTAGTTTCAGAAGCTATCGCAAAGAGTCTCAAGGAACAGACCTTGATTCCTGATGCCTTGGAAAATTTAGCCAAATCTACCATTCGCAATCGTGAAAAAGTAGAGCAAACGACTTTACCACTGAGAGAAAATACGCTCTACTATGAAAAAAATGAACCGACAAGACCAAAACAAGCTGAGGTGGCAGACCATCAGGTGAACCTGACAGAAGAGAAGCAGGATTTGAACCTCTTTGCTAAGGAAACTTTAGACCAGATAACCAAACCAGCCAAACTGCATTTTGCAGAGAGAAAATCGGTCAGCTACGACCAACTAGATCATCCAGAGTTAGATATGGCTAGTTTGGATAAGGCTTATGACAAGCTGGAACGAGAAGAGTCTTCTAGTTTCCCAGAGTTGGAATTTTTCGGGCAGATGCACGGCACCTACCTCTTTGCCCAAGGTCGAGATGGGCTCTACATCATAGACCAACATGCAGCTCAGGAGCGGGTTAAATACGAGGAGTACCGTGAAAGTATTGGTAATGTTGACCAGAGCCAACAGCAACTCCTTGTACCCTACATCTTTGAATTTCCAGCGGATGATTCCCTTCGTCTCAAGGAAAGAATGCCTCTCTTAGAGGAAGTGGGCGTCTTTCTAGCAGAGTACGGGGAGAACCAATTTATCCTAAGGGAACATCCTATTTGGATGGCAGAGGAGGAAATCGAGTCTGGTATCTATGAGATGTGTGATATGCTCCTTTTGACCAAGGAAGTTTCAATCAAGAAATACCGAGCTGAACTAGCCATTATGATGTCCTGCAAGCGGTCCATCAAGGCCAACCATCGTATTGATGATCACTCTGCTAGACAGCTTCTCTATCAGCTCTCTCGATGTGACAACCCCTATAACTGTCCACACGGACGTCCTGTTTTGGTGCATTTTACCAAGTCAGATATGGAAAAGATGTTCCGTCGCATTCAGGAAAATCACACTAGCCTACGAGAACTAGGTAAATACTAA
- the ruvA gene encoding Holliday junction branch migration protein RuvA, whose amino-acid sequence MYEYLKGIITKITAKYIVLEANGIGYILHVANPYAYSGQVNQEAQIYVHQVVREDAHLLYGFRSEDEKKLFLSLISVSGIGPVSALAIIAADDNAGLVQAIETKNITYLTKFPKIGKKTAQQMVLDLEGKVVVAGDDLPAKTAAPSSSDNQELEEAMEAMLALGYKATELKKIKKFFEGTSDTAENYIKSALKMLVK is encoded by the coding sequence ATGTACGAATATCTAAAGGGTATTATTACCAAAATTACTGCTAAATACATTGTTCTAGAAGCTAACGGGATCGGCTACATCTTACACGTAGCCAATCCTTATGCTTACTCAGGGCAAGTCAACCAAGAAGCACAAATCTATGTGCATCAAGTAGTCCGCGAAGATGCTCATCTACTTTACGGTTTCCGTTCAGAAGACGAGAAGAAACTCTTTCTCAGCTTGATTTCGGTGTCGGGCATTGGTCCTGTATCCGCTCTTGCCATCATCGCAGCTGATGACAATGCAGGGCTCGTTCAAGCTATCGAGACTAAGAACATTACCTACTTGACTAAGTTTCCGAAGATTGGCAAAAAAACAGCCCAACAGATGGTCTTGGACCTAGAAGGTAAGGTGGTTGTGGCAGGCGATGACCTCCCTGCTAAGACTGCAGCTCCATCTAGCAGTGACAACCAAGAACTGGAAGAAGCTATGGAAGCCATGTTGGCACTGGGCTACAAGGCAACTGAGCTTAAGAAAATCAAGAAATTCTTTGAAGGAACTTCAGATACTGCTGAAAACTACATCAAATCTGCCCTTAAGATGTTGGTGAAATAG
- a CDS encoding DNA-3-methyladenine glycosylase I: MPKRCGWVKMNNPLYVAYHDEEWGQPLHDDQALFELLCLETYQAGLSWETVLNKRQAFREAFHGYQVQGVADMTDEELEALMNNPAIIRNRAKIFATRANAQAFLQVQAEFGSFDSYLWSFVDGKTIVNDVPNYAQAPAKTVLSERISKDLKKRGFKFTGPVAVLSFLQAAGLVDDHENDCEWKGLK, translated from the coding sequence ATGCCAAAACGCTGTGGCTGGGTTAAAATGAACAACCCTCTATATGTAGCCTACCACGATGAGGAATGGGGGCAGCCCCTACATGATGACCAAGCACTTTTTGAGTTGCTTTGCCTGGAAACTTATCAGGCTGGACTATCTTGGGAAACGGTGCTCAATAAACGCCAAGCCTTTCGGGAAGCTTTTCATGGTTACCAAGTTCAAGGTGTTGCAGACATGACGGATGAAGAGCTGGAAGCTTTGATGAATAATCCAGCAATTATCCGCAATCGTGCCAAGATATTTGCGACACGTGCCAACGCCCAAGCATTTTTACAAGTCCAAGCAGAGTTCGGTTCTTTTGATAGCTATCTCTGGTCTTTTGTAGATGGGAAAACTATCGTCAATGATGTCCCTAACTATGCTCAAGCACCAGCCAAAACAGTCTTGTCTGAACGTATATCCAAAGATCTCAAAAAACGTGGTTTTAAGTTCACAGGCCCAGTCGCCGTCTTGTCATTTTTACAAGCTGCAGGTCTGGTTGATGACCACGAGAATGATTGTGAATGGAAGGGTCTTAAATGA
- a CDS encoding type II CAAX endopeptidase family protein, giving the protein MMSNKNKGILIFSILYTVLFVIDGISVFDTVLPSVPKTYLAYIVVFLYACFLFKSEFLQCWKKVRNSKRKFFLGVLKGWLLLFLMTILFALLSEILKQVLGLSGQGQNEASIQSAFKEQPLLIVVFACVIGPVVEEVFFRQILLKYLRKYLSSWLSIFIVGLAFALTHMHSLDLSEWVGAIYYLGGGLAFSIIYVKEKENIYYPLVVHMIVNSLSFIILALS; this is encoded by the coding sequence ATGATGTCTAACAAAAATAAGGGAATTCTGATTTTTTCGATACTCTATACAGTTCTCTTTGTAATAGATGGTATTAGTGTATTTGATACAGTATTGCCATCTGTGCCAAAGACTTATCTAGCCTATATAGTCGTATTTTTGTATGCTTGCTTCTTATTTAAATCGGAATTCCTGCAATGCTGGAAGAAAGTCAGAAATTCCAAGAGAAAGTTCTTCTTGGGAGTTTTAAAGGGCTGGCTCCTTCTCTTTCTAATGACCATCCTTTTTGCTCTCCTTTCGGAAATATTGAAACAAGTTTTGGGTTTGAGTGGTCAAGGGCAAAATGAGGCTAGTATACAAAGTGCTTTTAAAGAACAACCACTACTGATAGTAGTTTTTGCTTGTGTCATAGGTCCTGTGGTAGAAGAAGTCTTCTTCCGACAGATTTTATTGAAGTATCTGAGAAAGTACCTATCAAGCTGGTTGAGTATCTTTATAGTCGGACTTGCCTTTGCCCTAACCCATATGCACAGTTTGGATTTGTCAGAGTGGGTCGGTGCAATTTATTACTTGGGTGGAGGCTTAGCCTTTTCTATCATCTATGTGAAAGAAAAAGAAAATATCTACTATCCCTTGGTCGTCCATATGATAGTGAACAGCCTTTCCTTTATCATTTTAGCCTTGTCTTAA
- a CDS encoding SemiSWEET family transporter, translating into MTKQRINQIVGSIGAFIGIIVFIAYIPQIFANLQGNKAQPFQPLSAAVSCLIWVIYGWTKEPKKDWILIIPNSAGVILGGLTFLTAL; encoded by the coding sequence ATGACTAAACAGAGAATTAATCAAATTGTTGGTTCAATTGGTGCCTTTATCGGGATTATTGTATTTATAGCCTACATCCCCCAAATTTTTGCTAATTTACAAGGAAATAAAGCTCAACCATTCCAACCTTTATCAGCAGCAGTCTCTTGCTTAATCTGGGTTATTTACGGATGGACAAAAGAGCCTAAGAAAGATTGGATTCTAATCATTCCAAACTCAGCCGGGGTTATCCTTGGCGGACTGACTTTCCTTACTGCTCTATAA